A segment of the Collimonas fungivorans genome:
TAGGGCTTTTTGGTCACTTCGTTGACGATGTCGATCAGGGTCTTGAGTTTGGCATGGCCGGTTTGATTGCAGCCGTCCGTCTGGTAGAGGCTGTAGGGAGTATCGACCATGATGATGCAATCGACGCAGCGCTGGCCCTTCTGTTTCAGGATCGCCTGCGCCAGCAAGGTCAGGATCGTTCCCTGGCTATGCCCCATGATGGTGATCGTTTCATGTTCAGGCTGCATGCCTTGCGCCGCGGCGAGCGCAGAGGGCTTGACCGATCGAATCATGTTGATCAGATGCGCCAGACGCGTCGCCGCCAGGACAAAATAGCGACGCTCCGGTGCATCAGCGGCATACATCGAGTTCCCACCCAAGGCATGCTTGGTCACTGAGCGCGCGGCAAAGTCCGCCCTGAACCCCTCACCGTACATTTGTGGGATATTGTTCGTCGCGTTTGCGAAGAAGCCTCCCGCCTTGCCGAAATGCTTATCGAGGCGATTTCCGTGAATGTCCTGATACTGGTCCCGCATCATCAAATTGCCGTCCTTATCAGCGACACCACCTTTCACCTCTTTGGTGTTGCTTTGCCCCTTGGAGTTGAGCCGCGCAATTTCATCGTTTTGTGCGCGATACCCCCAGTAAAACGGAATGAAGCTGCTTTTGGTTGTGCCAGCAATTTCCTGACGCTGATACAGATAGGTATCGGGGTCGGACAGTACATCATTGTCCGACTTACCGGGATTTTTCTTTGCTTTCAATTTGTTATATTGAGCGCCATAACTTCCCGCATGCAAGTCATTCCGCGATAGGCGCTCGTTGAGCCCTTTGAAAATCCCGTCTTCGACGAACGAATATACCGCGCCAGGATCGTTGACGCCATGGAGAAAAATCACGATGCCCGGCAGATCGCGAGGCAGTTGCGCCGGACGGTCGTTGCCCCGGTCTGCATAGGTGACGGCGCCGGCGGCGCCGACAACGTGGTAGTCGCTGTTGGTATCGGCCATAATTATCCTTGTTGGCTTCTCATAGTGCAGGTTTCAGGATGTCAATCTTGAGGATGCGCATGGCGTCGTCCTTGACCAGGTCGGTATGGCCGTTCGCATCGCTCTTGCCCTCGATCACCCGCCCGTCGTCCATCGTGATACGGTAAGGCTGGTGAGCCGCAGCGGCCGCCGATTCTGGCGACTCGCCAGGGTAGTGCAGCTTGAAACGCTGATCGGTCGGTGCGTTGTTGAAATTTGCCTTGGCCGCCTGCTGCGTCGAAGGACCGCCCCACTGGTGCGACGCGGAGAGCAGTTTGATATCGCCGTTCGTGCCCAGCGTCACGCCGCCGCCGATCTTGATGTAACTGCCGTCTTCGGCAACGAAGCGAATCGTCGGCGCCGTGACCAGGACTTCATTTTCGTTGCTGCTGATCTTGACGCCTTTTTGCGCGTTGGCCGTCAATGCATCCGTCTGCACCTGCAGCAGCATCGGCCCTTCGCCTGCGATCGCCTGGATGCCTTTGCCGCGCGCGAACAGTTGCATGCCCTGGCCCGCAGTGGCATTCAGGCGCTGGCCACTCATCAATTGCAGATGCTGCTGCGCTACCTGGTCGATGTTCTCGCCGGCATAGGTCACATGCGTTTTAGGCGTGACAGCGACGGACCCCGTGGCCGCGCCGAATGCCATGATGGCTGCTGTGTCCCCGGCGCCAGCAGATGTACTACCCGTGCCACTGCTGGTTGCATCCCAATTCTTGAGTGCTGCTGCGAGCTGGTTCTGGGCAGCGCCATCCGCGGCCTGGCCGCCATGCTGGCCGGCATAGTCACCTAGCGCCTTGAACAATTCCGTGCACTCGCCGAGCAACTGGTTCAGTTCATCGCGCTCAAGAAAGTGTCCGGTCGCCTTGTTACGTGCGTAGGTAGTCAGGAGGATGCCTTTCGCAGCGCGCAGCGAAGCCGCCGCATCCGTGCGCAATTCTGCGCCTTCACCGCGGGCCTCGCCACTGCCGTCGGTGCGCGGTTGCGTCAGAAAACCGAGGTTGAGCTCACTGGCCGCATGCTCGCTGGCCAGCTGGCTGCTGATCTGGCCCGCAGTGTCATCAAAACGCAACTGGTTGTAGCGGTTTCCTTTGATCTCTTTCGTCTTCACGCCGGATAAAAAACGATTGCCCGGCAACGCGCCGGTATGACTGAATGTCGCTGGCATGTTCGGCCCATTGTGCAGGACGCCGGTGACGAACATCTTATCCGGATCGCCATTCAGGAAATCCAGGGCAACCTCCATCCCTACCCGCGGCACGGTGTCGTGGCCATAGTTTTTACCGGCCCAGCTGCTGCTGACCCGCACATAGGCGCTGTCTGTCTGCGTTCCGCTGGTTCCCGCGCCTTGCGCATGCGCATGATCGTCCGGATTCAAGCCCTGTATCTGTATCTTGATGCGACCGAATTCGTCACAGTGAACTTCTTCCCCTTGCGGTCCGACTACCAGCGCCGTGATCGGATAGACACGCGGCAGATCGATGCGAGGATCGTATGCCGGAGTCAATGCGACGCCACGCCGTACGCAGGTAAAGGTGTTGTTGTAACGGGTGTCGGGTGTTCCTGGTGAGAGTGCCTGGGTGACGGCTGCCAACGAACCGGCGTGCCAGCGGCTGCTGTCAAACAATGATTGCGCGCGCTCGTTGAGCTCCTTCGGCAAGTTATTCTCGCCGCGATGATGCAAGGCGGTGACCATGAACTGCCGCTGCTCCTGCGGTTGCAGATCCACATCGGGATGGCCAGTCAGTTCGAACCAGCGGCCGACCGCCAGATCGCGCACGCCACTTGCGCCGTCGACGCTGGCGGCCCGTAATTCGTGCGACAGCATCCGCGCCTTGGTCAGCCGGTCGTAATCCGCCCAGGAATCCCCAGCGTGCGGCACATCAATGACGCTATCGGAGAGAAGTTGCGCGAGATCGTTGCCGGCTTGCCCTTGGTCGATGATACTGGTTTGCGACGCCTTCGCCATCTTGCCGCTCTTGTAATCTGCGCTGGCACGATTGACACTGCCGGAAACCAGTTGTTGCGAGGCTGACCACAGCGTCACTGAATCGCGTTCTTCAGTAGCGGCATCACGGTGATAGCGGATCGTGCCGGCGCCCGATTGCGGCAATTTCATCGGGTCATCGAAAAACACCAGCGTATGTATCGGTAAATCGTTTTTATTGCTGGAAGACGAATCCTGTTCCCGTTGGCCGGCTGCCGTGAACCAGGCAATACCTTCGCGGCGGCAGAGCCGGCGGATAAAATCGGCATCAGATTCATGAAACTGCACCGTGAGTTCGCGCACAGGGTACTGGCTTCGATCTGTGCCGGACAGATCAAAGTCGAAGGCCCGAGCAAGTGCGGGACTTTTCTTCTGCCATTCCTTCAGCAAGATATCAATCACGTCCACCACATTTTTAGTGCGGAACATGCGGGTATTGATCCGTCGCTCCAGCACCGACAATGCATCGCGGATAGTTAATTGATAGGTAGCGAGCGATCCATCCGATTGCCCCGCACGCGCGTCCGTGATGATCCCGCAAATCTGATGCAGTGCGCCCCGGTCGTTAACCAGCTGAACCGATACCGGCAGCCCGATAAACGCGTTGAGCGGCAGGTTGGAGCGCGTTGACAGACAGGTCAAATGCCCTTCGATACCTGAACAGAGGCCCTCGGTAATGTCGATGCGCTGAATGACCAGGACCTGTTCGAGGGTAGCCTGGGCATTGCCCCAGTGCAGACGAATAGGCCGGTTTTCCTGACTCAACGAACCGGAGGCAAACGCTTGCAATGCGTCGGCGAGATTCACGCTACTGCTCTCTTGTAGCGAAGAACATATACGATCGGCATTTTGGTGTCCTAGTTGCAATTAATGGAAAATGCAGCGGTCAGGTGGATCCGGGGCGAAAACGAAACGCGCCTTACTTAAATTGGTACGCACCCTACACGCTTGAATATTCTTGTGTAACTGTCAAAATTATCAGGTGTTGTTTCTGAAAATGCGATTATCAAACGAGCATCTTTATAAGTGAGGAACAAGACATTCAGTGAACTCTAGCACTGGATCAGAGGGTATCTCGATGGGAAAAGACTAACATCTTTTTACAGCTCTTATTGCCCAGTAGGAATATATGTGTACTGTATTCATGCCGCTTCCAGATTGCCTCTTAAAGAAACGCACATTGCCGCATCACAATTTTACCTGCCATGGCCAGATGACATTGCAAACAATTGTGGCATCCATATATCGCAAGGCATGGCCCAAAAAACCGCTCCACTGCAACGCAGCGCATTGGCGAAGCGGCTCAATCCGGATAATCAGTTATCGGTGATCACCAGGCAGCCAATCATGATCCTGATGCGCAATGGAGTCTCCGGCATGAAACCGGCTTGCCTGACGGTGGAACCGCATAGGCGGACCCAGAGTGCCTCGAGATCGTCCTCCTGATGGAAGGAGGCTGTGGGCCGCTGCACCTGCGTATCAACTGCTATCGGCGTGCGGGTGTCTCGCGTATGATTGCGCTTAGCCATATTCAACTCCTTAGACTTTAGTTGTTTGTGGTTAGCGGTGCGGGGATGTTGACGCATCCTCGCGCCGCGTTTGTTGCCGTGCCTGCCAGGTCTTTGCAGGCCTGGCGTTTAATACAGTAGCACCATCAACACAAAAAATATCGCTTAAAACGCGCCCGCCTCGTTTTTAAGAAAAAGCATAGAACAAAGGCCCGATACCAATCACGCCGCTTGCGATCATGCTCACAAACGCTCGGTCTCGCCACTCTTAGGCTGCCATTTCATCAGGCGCTTTTCCACCATGCCCACCACGGTATCGAGCACCAGCGCAAATGCCGTCAACACCAGGATGCCGGCAAACACGGTATTGATGTCGAAACTGCCTTCGGCCTGCAGGATCAGGTAACCGACACCGCGTGCAGAACCGAGATATTCACCGACGATGACGCCGACAAACGCCAGGCCGACCGAGGTATGCAGGCTGGAAAACACCCAGGAAGTGGCCGACGGCAGGTATACCGTGCGCAGCAGCTGGCGCTGGTTGGCGCCCAGCATGCGGGCATTGGCCAGCACTACCGGGCTGACTTCCTTGACGCCCTGGTAGACGTTGAAGAACACGATGAAGAACACCAGCGTCACCGCCAGCGCCACCTTGGACCAGATGCCGAGCCCGAACCACATCGCAAAGATCGGCGCCAGGATCACGCGCGGCATGGCGTTGGATGCCTTGATGTAGGGATCGAGGATGGCCGATGTCAGCGGCGACAAGGCCAGCCACAAGCCGACGCCGAGGCCGAGCACCGTGCCTATGCCGAACGCCAGCATGGTTTCGGTCAGGGTCACCAGCAGGTGCGAATAAATCTCCGCCGGAAAAGTCAGGGTGAACCAGGTGTGGTCGCCGAAGCCGACTTCCACCGAACCGCTGCCGACGGTGAACCACTGCCAGATGCGCTGCAGCACCTTGACCGGCTCGCCGAAGAAAAACGCGGTCTGCGGATTGCGCGTGGCGAGGTGCCAGATGAGAAAAAACACCAGCAGCACCAATACTTGATAGATGCGCAGATTCCTGTAATTCGGCTTGATGGCTTTCCACATGATCTTGTTTTATCCCTGTTTCCCGATGCCGCCTTCAGGCGGCTTTTTTCTGTTGCTGGTAACCCTTCAGCACTTCGTCGCGCAGCACGCTCCAGATCTGCTGGTGCAGCTCTACAAAACGCGGCTCGCTACGGATTTCCGCGACGTCGCGCGGCCGCGGCAGGTCGATCACGAATTCGCCGATAGGATGGGTGCCGGGTCCCGCTGACAGTACGATCACCCGGTCCGACATGGCGATCGCCTCATCCAGGTCATGGGTGATGAACAGCACCGCCTTGCGCTTGGCGCTCCACAGTTCCAGCACTTCGTTTTCCATCAGCTGCCGGGTCTGGATATCGAGCGCCGAGAACGGCTCGTCCATCAGGATGATGTCGGGATCGAGGATCAGGGTCTGGGCCAGCGCCACGCGCTTGCGCATGCCGCCCGAGAGCTGGTGCGGATAGCGGTCGCCGAAGCCTTGCAGGCCGACCCGCGCCAGCCATTCTTCTCCGAGCTGGCGCGCCTTGCTTTCATCGGTCTCGCGGTACTGCAGGCCGGCGATGACGTTCTGCAGCGCGCTACGCCACGGCATCAAGGCTTCGGCCTGGAACATATAGCCGGCGCGGCGGTTGATGCCGAGCAGCGGCTCGCCGAACACCTGGACGCTGCCGGTCGACGGTTGCAGCAGACCGGCGCCAACGTTGAGCAATGTCGATTTGCCGCAGCCGGTCGGACCGACCACGGAAACGAATTCGCCCGGCGCGATCGACAGGCTGGTATCGGCCACCGCGGTATAACGCTGGGAACGGTCATCCTTGGAGATGAAGGTGCAGCTGACGTTGTCGAGAAAAAGGGCTGGTGTCATGGGAGTCGGGATGAGCTTGTAGCGATAAGCCGGTAGGGTGGGCAGGGTTTTTTCCCACGCGGACACCCGATTCAAAAAATGTGAGGTTCCGCGTGGGCACAGGCGCCCGCCCTACTTGTATTTGGCGTTGGCCTTCTTTACAAACTCGTTGGTATAAGTTTGCGACAGGTCGATATTCTTGCCGGCCAGGTCGGGATCGAAGGCCTGCAAGGTGCGCAGCGCGACTTGCGGGCCAGCGTCAGGAATGGTGCCGTCCGGTGAAATCGCCTCGCGCACTTTCATGAAGGCTTCGATGTACAGGGCGCGATCGCCTAGCTGGTAGCTTTCCGGCACTGTCTTGACGATGTCGGACGGACCGGCTTTCTGCAGCCATTTCAGCGCGCGCACCATGGCGTTGGTCAAGGCTTGCGTGGTGTTCGGATATTTCTTGATGAAGTCGGCCGAGGCGTACAAGGTGGCAGCCGGCATCGGGCCGCCGAATACGGCATTGGTGTCTTTCAGGGTGCGGGTGTCGGCGATGATCCTGATCTCGTTATTCTGCTGCATCATGGTGATCAGCGGATCGAGGTTGGCGATCACGTCGATCGAACCGGAACGCAGCGCCGACAAGGCGCCGGCCGAAGCGCCGACGCCGATGTAGGAAACATCGGTCGGCTTCAGGCCACCCTTGGCCAGCACGAAATTGGACATCATGCTGGTCGAGGAACCCGGCGCGGTGACGCCGATCTTCTTGCCTTTCAGGTCGGCGATCGACTTGTAGTTAGGCATGGTCTTGTTGGACACGCCCATGACGATCTGCGGCGCCCTGCCTTGCAATACGAAGGCGACGATATGCTGGTTCTTGGCCTGCATGCTGATGGTGTGTTCGAACGCGCCCGAGACCACGTCGGCGCTGCCGCCGACCAGCGCCTGCAGCGCCTTGGCGCCGCCGGCAAAATCGGAAATCGTGACATCCAGGCCTTCATCCTTGAAGTAACCGAGCTGCTCGGCGATTGTCAGCGGCAGGTAATAAAACAGGTTCTTGCCGCCCACGGCGATCGCTACCTTGGTTTTCTCGGGGGTCTGCGCAAACAGTTTGCCATTGAAGGTAAAGTACCCCGCCAAGAATAGGCAAAGGGCGATGCCGAACTGCTTCCAGCTGAATTTCATATTGTCTCCTCGTATATCCAGGGTTATTTCACTGCTGTTTGTTTTTGCAATGTATGTTTTCTTTGCCGTCTTGGCGCGGCTGTCTCGAAACTGGTTACTAGTCTTCTATGATAATACTGCCCGAGCCGGTTTAATTCGGACTACTGCTATGTTTTTTTGGCATGGCGCTCCGTTTTGTCAGGTTGCGCGCCGGTCCAGCATGGCGCGCGCGATGGTGCCGGCGTCGACATACTCCAGCTCGCCGCCTACCGGCACGCCGCGCGCCAAACGGCTGACCTGCAGGCCGCGGGCTTTCATCGTCTCGCTGATGTAATGGGCAGTGGCTTCGCCTTCGTTGGTGAAATTGGTGGCCAGCACCACTTCCTTGACGACGCCGTCGGTGGCGCGGCTGATCAGCTTCTCCAGCTGGATGTCTTTGGGGCCGATGCCGTCCAGCGGCGACAGGCGTCCCATCAGCACAAAATACAAACCCTTGAAAGTCAGCGTCTGTTCGATCATCAGCTGGTCGGTAGGCGTCTCCACCACGCACAGCAAACTCGGATCGCGCTCCGGATCGAGGCAGGTTTCGCACACCTCGTTCTCGGTGAAGGTATTGCACAGCGCGCAGTGGCGGATCTGGTCGACCGCCTGCGTCAGCGCCCGCCCCAGCAAGGCCGCACCGTCGCGGTCATGCTGCAGCAAGTGATAAGCCATGCGCTGAGCCGACTTGGGGCCGACACCGGGCAGATGACGCAAGGCTTCGGTCAGCAAGGTGAGACTGGAAGGAATTTTCACGGCTGGCCCTGCATCAGGTTACAAGCGTCATGCGGTCGGTGCTCAATCAATGATACGGTTGATCAGAATGGCAGTTTGAAGCCGGCAGGCATGCCAGCGGTCAGGCCGGACATTTTTTCAGCCGACAGCGCTTCAGCCTTGCGCACTGCATCGTTGAACGCGGCGGCTACCAGGTCTTCCAGCATGTCCTTGTCGTCAGCCAGCAGCGAAGCGTCGATTGCCACCCGCTTGACTGCGTTCTTGCAAGTCATCACGACTTTCACCAGGCCTGCGCCCGACTCGCCTTCGACTTCGATCAAGGCCAGTTGGTCTTGCATCTTCTTCATGTTGTCCTGCATTGCCTGGGCTTGTTTCATCAGCCCTGCCAGTTGGCCCTTCATCATGGTGCTTCTCCTATAAAAACAGATAATCTGACTGGTATTTCAAACGGGCCAAGCCGATGCCGGCCCGCGTTGCTTCCGGCTGCTTCAGCCCAGAGGCTTGATCGATCCCGGCACGATCGATGCGCCGAATTCACGCATCATGCTCTGGATGAAGGGATCGCTCTGCGCGGTCAGTTCCGCCAGGCGCTGGCGCTCTGCCTGCGCCGCCAGCATCTGCGCGTTGGCGGTATGGCGCACCGTACCGAGCTCGGTTTCCACTTTGACCGGACGGCCGAAATGCTCGCTCAGCGCAAGCTCCAACTTATCGACACTGCCAGCCGAGCGCAGTGTATCGAACGGAATCCGCAGATGAAACTGGGTCGCCGGGCCGCTGCTGTCGGACTTGACCAGTTCGCTCTGCTGCGCCAGCTGATGTGCCACGCCGCGCACCGCAAGGGTGGAAGCCAGCAAGGGCCAGTTGCCGTCCCAGTTCAGGTTCGGATCGGGCTGCAGCACCAGCGGCGGCAGCGGCTCCGGCGCAGCTGCCGGCTGCTGCACCACCGGTTCGGCGCGCACAGGCTGGCGGCCATTGCTCACTGCGCCGTTGGCGGCAGCTGGGCGCGACGGAGGGGCTGGCGATGAATACGACTCAGTTTTTTTTTCAGCCGCCGAACTGGAAAATTCGGTGTCCGGCAAATCCATGGGCAGCGGGATCTCTTCTTCCCAAGGCGGCACCGAAGAATTCTGCGGCACTTGCTGCACATAGGCCGGCGCCGCCGGTTTGGCGTCCGCTACGTCCGCTACGGCCGCCGCGGCTGGCTGGCTGACCGGTGCTGCCGGCGCCTGGCTTGACTGCGGCCGTGCCGGTGCGCCGCCCTTGCGGGAAGACGCGGCGCGCGCTGCTTCCAGCGCCGCCCGGGCCGGACTCATGGCGCCGTTGCCGGCGGCTGGCGCAAGAGGTACAACTGGTGCGCTGGTGCTGAGTGTCGGCGGTGCGCTGCTCAGGCGGGCGGCGGTTGGCGCCGCCTGTGCTGGCGGCCTCGTCGATGCAGCAGGCGCGGCTGTGGCTGGCGCAGTGCTTGCCTGCGGCCGCGGACGGCTGACCGGCGGCGGCGCCGCGATGCTGCCGCCGGCTTGCGGCCGGAACGCCAGCATGCGCAGCAGGGTCATCGAAAAACCGGCGTATTCGTCCGGCGCCAGGCCAAGTTCATTGCGGCCGTGTACGGCGATCTGGTAAAACAGCTGTATTTCTTCGGCATCGAACAAGGCCGACAGCCGGATCACTTCTTCGCGTTCCGGCAAATCGTCGGCCAGGGCTGCCGGCACGCTTTGCGCCAGCGCTACCCGATGCAGCAACGTGCCCAGGTCTTGCAGCGCCGCGCTGTACGACAAGCTGCGGCTGGCCATGTCGTCGGCCACCGCCAGCAAGCCGGGGCCGTCTTTCGCCACCAGCGCATCCAGCACGCGGATCAGGTAAGACTGGTCGAGCGCACCGAGCATGCCCTGCACCGCTTCCAGGGTCACCTTGCCGGCGGCATAGGCGATCGCCTGGTCGGTCAGCGACAGCGCATCGCGCATCGAGCCGTGCGCGCCTTGCGCCAGCAAGCGCAGCGCCGGGGTTTCGAATTCGATCTGTTCCTGGCCCAGGATATTGTCCAGGTGACTGATGATATGGCCGGGCGGCATCTGCTTCAAATTGAACTGCAGGCAACGCGACAGCACCGTCACCGGGATTTTTTGCGGGTCGGTGGTGGCCAGGATGAACTTGACATGTTCAGGCGGCTCTTCCAGCGTCTTCAGCATCGAATTGAAAGCGTGGTTGGTGAGCATGTGCACTTCGTCGATCATGTAGACCTTGAAGCGCGCATTGGACGGCGCATACACAGCCTGCTCCAGCAACTGCGCCATTTCGTCGACGCCGCGGTTCGAGGCCGCGTCCATCTCGATATAGTCGACAAAGCGCCCGGCGTCGATCGCCACGCACGCTTCGCACACGCCGCACGGCGTCGCGGTGATGCCGCCGTTGCCGTCGGCGCCGATGCAATTCAGCGATTTCGCCAGGATCCGCGACAAGGTGGTCTTGCCGACGCCGCGCGTGCCGGTAAATAAATAGGCGTGGTGCAGGCGCTGCTGCTCCAAGGCATGCGTCAAGGCCCTTACGACGTGTTCCTGGCCGACCAGCGTATCGAAACTCCTGGGGCGATATTTACGGGCGAGAACTTGGTAGGACATAGGCAGCGGATAGGGGCAGCAAGTTGTGAAAGCAAATTGTGAAATACAGACAGCATTTTACCTGACAGACGAAGCCCGCACAGCTTTTAAACTTGCCGGCATTTCATTGGGGAAGCGCCGACTGAAGCGCCGCTCTAGATAATTGCCTGACAACACCTTCCAGAGAACCCGGGCAAGGGGTAAAGTCAAGGTAAAGCCAAGCAACACAGCCCCATAAAATCAGGAGATCACTCATGCAAGGGCAGACCCACGAAGTCACCAATCAGGTGCCTGAACTGTATGGCAACAACCTGTACCTGGACGACACCATCTTGCAAGCTGGCGTGCAGCGCCTGCACGGACAATGGCGCGCCGAGCAGCTGGCGCGCTACGGCGCCGAGCTCGGCAGCAAGGAAAGCTGGCAGCTGGCTGAACTGGCCAACCGCCACCAGCCCGAACTGAATACTTTCGACCGCCTCGGCAACCGCATCGACGCCGTCGAATTCCACCCGGCCTGGCACGCCCTGCTAGGCATGCTGCGCCGCGAAGGTTTGCATGCCCTGCCCTGGATCAAGCCGCAAAGCGGCAGCCACGTGGCGCGCGCCGCCGGTTATTTCCTGCACGCCCAGCTGGAAGCCGGATCGCTCTGCCCCACCACCATGACTTTCGCCTCGATCCCGGTGCTGCAGCAGGAACCAGCCTTGTTTGCCGCCCTGCAGGCAAAACTGTTGTCATGTGAACATGACAGCCGCGACCTGGCGCTGGAACACAAGAACTCTATCCTGCTCGGCATGGGCATGACGGAAAAACAAGGCGGCTCCGACGTGCGCAGCAATACCACCACGGCCATCCCGCTCGAGGGCGGCGGCGGACGCGGCGCCGGTTACCTGCTGACCGGACATAAATGGTTTTTTTCGGCGCCGATGTGCGACGCCCACATGGTGCTGGCGCGTACCGAGATGGGCTTGAGCTGTTTTTTCGTGCCACGCTGGCGGCCTGACGGCAGCAAGAACCCGGTGCAGATCCAGCGCCTGAAAGACAAGCTCGGCAACCGTTCCAATTCCAGCAGCGAGGTGGAATTCCGGGAAGCCTTCGGCATCATGGTCGGCGACG
Coding sequences within it:
- a CDS encoding isovaleryl-CoA dehydrogenase, whose protein sequence is MQGQTHEVTNQVPELYGNNLYLDDTILQAGVQRLHGQWRAEQLARYGAELGSKESWQLAELANRHQPELNTFDRLGNRIDAVEFHPAWHALLGMLRREGLHALPWIKPQSGSHVARAAGYFLHAQLEAGSLCPTTMTFASIPVLQQEPALFAALQAKLLSCEHDSRDLALEHKNSILLGMGMTEKQGGSDVRSNTTTAIPLEGGGGRGAGYLLTGHKWFFSAPMCDAHMVLARTEMGLSCFFVPRWRPDGSKNPVQIQRLKDKLGNRSNSSSEVEFREAFGIMVGDEGRGIPTIIEMANHTRLDCVIGSAGLMRQALVQALHHARHRSAFGRHLAEQPLMQNVLSDLALESEAATLLMLQLASAFEHPDDPLQRAWRRIVTPAAKFWVCKRALEFSGECMEIWGGNGYVETGPMARLYREAPVNSIWEGSGNVMCLDVLRAIEREPASFGLLLAQLAETARDHLGLRGMLDDLQKDLAAPAEQREMLGRRFVQRLVLTVQGALMLQHTPSVIADAFIASRSEAMGGRVYGTLAAAHLQQQILQRTWAS